A window from Coregonus clupeaformis isolate EN_2021a unplaced genomic scaffold, ASM2061545v1 scaf0735, whole genome shotgun sequence encodes these proteins:
- the LOC123485552 gene encoding NAD(P)(+)--arginine ADP-ribosyltransferase 2-like: MARHKILSFTVMYFIQAWTLGVDSKMVNLHQPELNSSIPLDMVPNSVDDMYNGCTEQMYNKVRKEYLPNENRNVGIFNESWKKAAGCAKNVKDRFKKDKSRYNSKDKLTHDHIKAICAYTGGQTKMYPEFNQAVRTNRTEYTTSFQFHSLHFLLTDAIRLLKLNQKTCHTTYRRTNMEFGGEVNKIIRFGFFASSSFLKNLTHFGEKSCFEIKTCFGADLKSYPKMGNREKEVLIPPYEVFKVTAVLKKKNDKNLWCDVVYKLESIKPPKSNLNCNIFKKPIIN, encoded by the exons ATGGCAAGACACAAGATCCTAAGCTTTACTGTGATGTATTTCATCCAGGCTTGGACTTTGGGTGTGGACTCCAAGATG GTTAATCTCCATCAGCCTGAACTGAATTCCAGCATACCCTTAGACATGGTCCCTAACTCTGTTGACGACATGTATAACGGCTGCACTGAACAAATGTACAACAAGGTGCGGAAGGAATATCTTCCAAATGAAAACAGAAATGTAGGGATATTCAATGAATCCTGGAAAAAGGCAGCAGGGTGTGCAAAAAATGTGAAGGACAGATTCAAAAAGGACAAGTCCAGGTACAATTCTAAAGACAAACTAACACATGATCATATCAAGGCTATCTGTGCTTACACAGGAGGTCAAACTAAGATGTACCCAGAGTTCAACCAAGCAGTCCGGACCAATAGAACAGAGTACACAACCTCCTTCCAGTTCCACTCTCTGCATTTCTTGCTGACTGACGCCATTCGCCTCCTGAAACTAAACCAAAAGACCTGTCACACCACATACCGGAGAACCAACATGGAGTTTGGAGGTGAAGTTAACAAAATAATCAGATTCGGCTTCTTTGCCTCCAGCTCTTTCCTAAAGAACTTGACACATTTTGGAGAGAAGTCCTGCTTTGAGATAAAGACATGTTTTGGCGCTGATCTGAAGTCCTACCCCAAAATGGGGAATCGTGAAAAGGAGGTGTTGATTCCACCGTATGAAGTGTTCAAAGTTACTGCCGTGCTGAAGAAAAAAAATGATAAAAACCTTTGGTGCGATGTTGTGTACAAACTAGAGAGTATCAAACCCCCCAAGAGTAACCTGAATTGCAACATTTTTAAGAAGCCAATTATTAATTAA